From the Nitrospirota bacterium genome, the window CGCTGAGGAAAGGAGACCCCATCCGGGTGCCATGATTACCGCCGCCGTCCTCACATTGAGCGACCGAGGCTCCCGCGGGGAGCGCATGGACCAGAGCGGTCCGGCCATCGAGGAGATGCTGGGCTCCATAGGCGGCAGGGTCGCCACGAGCGAGGTCCTCCCCGACGAGAAGGACCTCCTCAAGGACCGCCTGGTGGCCCTCTCCGGCACGGTGGACCTCATTCTGACCACCGGGGGCACGGGCCTCTCTCCCCGGGACATCACCCCCGAGGCCACCCTGGAGGTCGTCGAGCGGGAGGTCCCCGGCATCGCCGAGGCCATGCGCATGGTCGGCCTGAGCAAGACCCCGCGCGCCATGCTCTCCCGGGCGGTGGCCGGGGTCAGGCGGGGCACCCTCATCATCAACCTCCCGGGAAGCCCCCGGGCCGTGCGGGAGAACCTGGGGACCGTCCTTCAGGTCATCCCC encodes:
- a CDS encoding MogA/MoaB family molybdenum cofactor biosynthesis protein → MDQSGPAIEEMLGSIGGRVATSEVLPDEKDLLKDRLVALSGTVDLILTTGGTGLSPRDITPEATLEVVEREVPGIAEAMRMVGLSKTPRAMLSRAVAGVRRGTLIINLPGSPRAVRENLGTVLQVIPHAVEKIKGSQEECAR